In one window of Zingiber officinale cultivar Zhangliang unplaced genomic scaffold, Zo_v1.1 ctg138, whole genome shotgun sequence DNA:
- the LOC122036324 gene encoding protein NRT1/ PTR FAMILY 4.4-like produces MDAQTRHGGSEELMCAEVFLDWKGRACKASKHGGMRAAVFLLGLQALEMMAIAAVGNNLITYVFNEMHFPLSKSANLVTNFIGTVFLLSLLGGFLSDSYLGSYRTMFVFGIIELSGFVLLTVQAHFPQLRPPQCNMISEGDLCVQAKGLKALIFYIALYLVALGSGCLKPNIISQGADQFPKDDRNHSKKLSTYFNTAYFSFCVGELIALTVLVWVQTRSGMDVGFSLSAATMAAGLISLICGMFYYRNKPPQGSIFTPIANVLVAAIMKRKQVSLNAKVLDHVRNDLSDNNTIECHDPSNVGRIHAEKFRFLNKACIQVPGDSNTKEHSWMQCTVAQVEQVKIILSVIPIFACTIIFNTILAQLQTFSVQQGSEMNAQVTEAFEIPPASLQAIPYLMLIVLVPLYEIGFVPLARKFTKKDSGISSLHRIGLGLFTVTFSMVSAALVEKKRRDLAVKSGKQLSIFWITPQFLIFGISEMFTAVGLIEFFYKQSMARMQAFLTAMTYCSYSFGFYLSSLLVSLVNKVTSSGPLTRGWLSDNNLNKDRLDLFYWLLAALSLLNFINYLYWSRWYSDDDPSSPSDSPPNNLPCVEEEDYTGLVSSSKIIEDQNIPV; encoded by the exons ATGGATGCCCAAACAAGGCATGGTGGCAGCGAAGAACTGATGTGTGCCGAGGTCTTTCTTGACTGGAAGGGTAGAGCCTGCAAGGCCAGCAAGCATGGAGGGATGAGAGCTGCTGTGTTCTTGTTAG GACTTCAAGCACTCGAAATGATGGCCATTGCTGCTGTGGGCAACAACCTGATAACCTATGTATTCAATGAGATGCACTTCCCTCTGTCAAAATCAGCAAACCTGGTGACCAATTTCATCGGCACGGTGTTCCTCCTCTCCTTGCTTGGTGGTTTCTTGTCGGATTCTTACCTCGGGAGCTATCGAACCATGTTTGTTTTCGGAATCATTGAGCTTTCA GGCTTCGTACTACTCACAGTTCAAGCACACTTTCCCCAACTGAGACCTCCCCAGTGCAATATGATATCAGAAGGGGACCTCTGTGTGCAAGCCAAAGGACTCAAAGCCTTGATATTTTACATTGCACTCTACTTGGTGGCCCTTGGGAGTGGCTGCCTCAAGCCGAATATAATCTCCCAGGGAGCTGATCAATTCCCCAAGGATGATCGCAATCACTCCAAAAAGCTTTCCACTTACTTCAACACAGCTTACTTCAGCTTCTGTGTCGGCGAATTGATCGCGCTAACTGTTCTCGTTTGGGTTCAGACAAGGTCGGGAATGGATGTTGGTTTCAGTTTATCGGCAGCGACAATGGCTGCCGGACTCATTAGCTTGATCTGTGGGATGTTCTATTACAGAAACAAGCCCCCACAGGGGAGCATTTTCACCCCAATTGCAAAT GTTCTTGTGGCAGCAATTATGAAGAGAAAACAAGTGTCCCTGAATGCTAAAGTGCTCGATCATGTCAGAAATGATCTTTCCGATAACAATACTATCGAGTGTCACGATCCCTCTAATGTTGGAAGAATTCACGCAGAAAAGTTCAG ATTCCTGAATAAAGCATGCATTCAAGTTCCTGGCGATTCAAACACCAAGGAACATTCATGGATGCAATGCACCGTTGCACAAGTCGAGCAAGTGAAGATAATTCTCTCAGTGATACCGATATTCGCTTGCACAATCATCTTCAACACCATATTAGCTCAACTCCAGACCTTCTCAGTCCAACAAGGAAGTGAGATGAATGCACAAGTGACCGAAGCATTTGAAATTCCACCCGCTTCCCTCCAAGCCATCCCTTACCTTATGCTCATAGTCCTTGTCCCCCTCTATGAGATCGGCTTCGTCCCGCTGGCACGAAAGTTCACCAAAAAGGACTCGGGCATCTCCTCGCTGCACCGCATTGGTTTAGGCCTCTTCACGGTGACATTCTCAATGGTGTCCGCCGCGctggtggagaagaagaggagggatCTCGCCGTGAAGTCAGGCAAGCAATTGTCCATCTTTTGGATCACACCGCAGTTCCTGATCTTTGGCATATCCGAGATGTTCACCGCTGTGGGACTCATTGAGTTCTTTTACAAGCAATCCATGGCAAGGATGCAGGCCTTCTTAACAGCGATGACCTACTGCTCCTACTCCTTTGGCTTCTACCTGAGCTCGCTCCTTGTCTCATTGGTGAACAAGGTAACATCTTCAGGGCCTTTGACCAGAGGCTGGCTCAGCGACAACAACTTGAACAAGGATAGATTGGACCTCTTCTACTGGCTTCTTGCAGCACTGAGcctgcttaattttatcaattaTCTATATTGGTCAAGATGGTATTCAGATGATGATCCTTCTTCTCCATCAGACTCTCCTCCTAACAATCTGCCTTGTGTTGAGGAAGAAGACTACACTGGATTGGTCAGCTCCTCAAAGATCATTGAAGATCAAAACATACCAGTATAA